From a region of the Eulemur rufifrons isolate Redbay chromosome 7, OSU_ERuf_1, whole genome shotgun sequence genome:
- the TESK1 gene encoding dual specificity testis-specific protein kinase 1 isoform X1, which produces MAGERPPLRGPGPGPGEAPGEGPPGPGGAGGGPGRGRPSSYRALRSAVSSLARVDDFHCAEKIGAGFFSEVYKVRHRQSGQVMVLKMNKLPSNRGNTLREVQLMNRLRHPNILRFMGVCVHQGQLHALTEYMNGGTLEQLLSSPEPLSWPVRLRLALDIARGLRYLHAKGVFHRDLTSKNCLVRREDQGFTAVVGDFGLAEKIPVYREGARKEPLAVVGSPYWMAPEVLRGELYDEKADVFAFGIVLCELIARVPADPDYLPRTEDFGLDVPAFRTLVGDDCPLPFLLLAIHCCSMEPSTRAPFTEITQHLEWILEQLPEPVPLTRTPLTHNQGSVPKGGPSATLPRPDPRLSRSRSDLFLPPSPESPPTWGDNLTRVNPFSLRQDLRGGKIKLLDTPSKPVAPLPLVPPSPLPSTQLPLVTTPETLVQPGTPARRCHSLPSSPELPRRMETALPGPGPPPVGPSAEEKMECEGSSPEPEPPGPPPQQPLAMATDNFISTCSSASQPWSPRSGPPLNNNPPAVVVNSPQSWAGEPWNRAQHSLPRAAALERTEPSPPPSAPREPDEGLPCPGCCLGPFSFGFLSMCPRPTPAVARYRNLNCEAGSLLCHRGHHAKPPTPSLQLPGARS; this is translated from the exons ATGGCCGGGGAACGGCCCCCACTGCGGGGCCCTGGGCCCGGGCCTGGAGAGGCGCCGGGGGAGGGGCCCCCGGGGCCGGGGGGCGCGGGCGGAGGCCCGGGCCGGGGCCGCCCCTCCTCCTACCGGGCTCTCCGCAGCGCGGTGTCCAGCCTGGCGCGTGTGGACGATTTCCACTGCGCGGAGAAGATCGGGGCCGGCTTCTTCTCTGAGGTCTACAAG GTTCGGCACCGACAGTCAGGGCAAGTCATGGTGCTGAAGATGAACAAGCTCCCCAGTAACCGGGGCAACACGCTACGGGAGGTGCAGCTGATGAACAGGCTCCGGCACCCTAACATCCTAAG GTTCATGGGGGTCTGTGTGCACCAGGGACAGCTGCACGCTCTCACAGAG TATATGAATGGGGGGACCCTGGAACAGCTGCTCAGCTCTCCTGAACCCCTATCCTGGCCAGTCAGGCTCCGCCTGGCTCTGGACATTGCCCGAGGCCTGCGGTACCTGCATGCCAAAGGTGTTTTCCACCGAGACCTCACATCCAAG AACTGTCTGGTCCGACGGGAAGACCAAGGCTTCACAGCTGTCGTGGGTGACTTCGGGCTGGCTGAAAAGATTCCTGTGTATAG GGAAGGGGCAAGGAAGGAGCCATTGGCTGTGGTGGGTTCCCCATACTGGATGGCTCCAGAAGTGTTGCGGGGTGAGCTGTATGATGAGAAG GCTGATGTCTTTGCCTTTGGAATTGTCCTCTGTGAGCTCATCGCCCGAGTACCTGCAGACCCTGACTACCTGCCCCGTACCGAG GACTTCGGCCTGGATGTGCCTGCTTTCCGAACTCTAGTGGGGGATGACTGCCCGCTGCCTTTCCTGCTCCTGGCCATCCACTGCTGCAGC ATGGAACCCAGCACCCGTGCCCCCTTCACCGAAATCACCCAGCACCTGGAATGGATCCTGGAGCAGCTGCCTGAGCCAGTCCCCCTCACCAGGACTCCCCTGACACATAATCAGG GGTCTGTTCCAAAAGGGGGTCCTTCTGCCACGCTTCCCAGGCCAGACCCCCGGCTCTCCCGAAGCCGGTCAGACCTCTTCCTGCCCCCATCACCAGAATCACCCCCGACCTGGGGGGACAATCTGACTCGAGTCAACCCCTTCTCACTACGGCAAGACCTCAGGGGTGGCAAGATCAAGCTCTTGGACACACCCAGCAAGCCCGTCGCCCCCCTGCCCCTTGTACCACCGTCACCACTGCCCTCCACCCAGCTGCCCTTGGTGACCACTCCAGAGACCCTGGTCCAGCCTGGGACACCTGCCCGCCGCTGCCACTCACTACCCTCTTCCCCTGAGCTCCCGAGACGTATGGAGACAGCACTGCCAGGTCCTGGCCCTCCCCCCGTGGGCCCCTCGGCTGAAGAGAAGATGGAGTGCGAGGGCAGCAGCCCTGAGCCGGAACCCCCGGGACCAcctccccagcagcccctggccATGGCCACAGACAACTTTATCAGCACTTGTTCCTCGGCCTCCCAACCCTGGTCCCCTAGATCAGGACCTCCTCTCAACAACAACCCCCCAGCTGTGGTGGTAAACTCCCCACAAAGCTGGGCTGGGGAGCCCTGGAACCGGGCCCAGCACAGCCTGCCCCGGGCGGCAGCCCTGGAGCGGACAGAACCCTCGCCGCCCCCTTCAGCTCCCCGCGAGCCCGATGAGGGGCTGCCCTGTCCCGGCTGCTGTCTCGGCCCCTTCAGCTTTGGCTTCCTGTCCATGTGCCCCCGCCCCACACCAGCTGTTGCCCGCTACCGCAACCTGAACTGTGAGGCGGGCAGTCTCCTCTGCCACCGAGGGCACCACGCCAAGCCACCCACGCCCAGCCTGCAGCTGCCTGGGGCACGCTCTTAG
- the TESK1 gene encoding dual specificity testis-specific protein kinase 1 isoform X2: MGGPWNSCSALLNPYPGQSGSAWLWTLPEACGTCMPKVFSTETSHPREGARKEPLAVVGSPYWMAPEVLRGELYDEKADVFAFGIVLCELIARVPADPDYLPRTEDFGLDVPAFRTLVGDDCPLPFLLLAIHCCSMEPSTRAPFTEITQHLEWILEQLPEPVPLTRTPLTHNQGSVPKGGPSATLPRPDPRLSRSRSDLFLPPSPESPPTWGDNLTRVNPFSLRQDLRGGKIKLLDTPSKPVAPLPLVPPSPLPSTQLPLVTTPETLVQPGTPARRCHSLPSSPELPRRMETALPGPGPPPVGPSAEEKMECEGSSPEPEPPGPPPQQPLAMATDNFISTCSSASQPWSPRSGPPLNNNPPAVVVNSPQSWAGEPWNRAQHSLPRAAALERTEPSPPPSAPREPDEGLPCPGCCLGPFSFGFLSMCPRPTPAVARYRNLNCEAGSLLCHRGHHAKPPTPSLQLPGARS; the protein is encoded by the exons ATGGGGGGACCCTGGAACAGCTGCTCAGCTCTCCTGAACCCCTATCCTGGCCAGTCAGGCTCCGCCTGGCTCTGGACATTGCCCGAGGCCTGCGGTACCTGCATGCCAAAGGTGTTTTCCACCGAGACCTCACATCCAAG GGAAGGGGCAAGGAAGGAGCCATTGGCTGTGGTGGGTTCCCCATACTGGATGGCTCCAGAAGTGTTGCGGGGTGAGCTGTATGATGAGAAG GCTGATGTCTTTGCCTTTGGAATTGTCCTCTGTGAGCTCATCGCCCGAGTACCTGCAGACCCTGACTACCTGCCCCGTACCGAG GACTTCGGCCTGGATGTGCCTGCTTTCCGAACTCTAGTGGGGGATGACTGCCCGCTGCCTTTCCTGCTCCTGGCCATCCACTGCTGCAGC ATGGAACCCAGCACCCGTGCCCCCTTCACCGAAATCACCCAGCACCTGGAATGGATCCTGGAGCAGCTGCCTGAGCCAGTCCCCCTCACCAGGACTCCCCTGACACATAATCAGG GGTCTGTTCCAAAAGGGGGTCCTTCTGCCACGCTTCCCAGGCCAGACCCCCGGCTCTCCCGAAGCCGGTCAGACCTCTTCCTGCCCCCATCACCAGAATCACCCCCGACCTGGGGGGACAATCTGACTCGAGTCAACCCCTTCTCACTACGGCAAGACCTCAGGGGTGGCAAGATCAAGCTCTTGGACACACCCAGCAAGCCCGTCGCCCCCCTGCCCCTTGTACCACCGTCACCACTGCCCTCCACCCAGCTGCCCTTGGTGACCACTCCAGAGACCCTGGTCCAGCCTGGGACACCTGCCCGCCGCTGCCACTCACTACCCTCTTCCCCTGAGCTCCCGAGACGTATGGAGACAGCACTGCCAGGTCCTGGCCCTCCCCCCGTGGGCCCCTCGGCTGAAGAGAAGATGGAGTGCGAGGGCAGCAGCCCTGAGCCGGAACCCCCGGGACCAcctccccagcagcccctggccATGGCCACAGACAACTTTATCAGCACTTGTTCCTCGGCCTCCCAACCCTGGTCCCCTAGATCAGGACCTCCTCTCAACAACAACCCCCCAGCTGTGGTGGTAAACTCCCCACAAAGCTGGGCTGGGGAGCCCTGGAACCGGGCCCAGCACAGCCTGCCCCGGGCGGCAGCCCTGGAGCGGACAGAACCCTCGCCGCCCCCTTCAGCTCCCCGCGAGCCCGATGAGGGGCTGCCCTGTCCCGGCTGCTGTCTCGGCCCCTTCAGCTTTGGCTTCCTGTCCATGTGCCCCCGCCCCACACCAGCTGTTGCCCGCTACCGCAACCTGAACTGTGAGGCGGGCAGTCTCCTCTGCCACCGAGGGCACCACGCCAAGCCACCCACGCCCAGCCTGCAGCTGCCTGGGGCACGCTCTTAG